The Syngnathus acus chromosome 3, fSynAcu1.2, whole genome shotgun sequence genome includes a window with the following:
- the rnaset2 gene encoding ribonuclease T2: MSLRYPLLFCLAAVSAFAMSPPLTWTKLILTHHWPNTFCSVEACHHPNITYWTLHGLWPNKGALCNASWHFNKSEIEDLLPDMEKSWPDLLKPASSGFWKYEWSKHGTCAAKAPALNSQHKYFSKALELYHKVDLDSILRKFDIIPSEKYYKFSQIEAVIENFYGVTPKIQCVHPSKNGDVQVLAQIEICFSPDFFLLDCEKEISSSPYSVCDGDVPVYYPPL, from the exons ATGAGTCTGAGGTATCCTCTTCTGTTCTGTCTGGCAGCAGTCTCTGCCTTTGCTATGTCACCCCC ACTAACGTGGACCAAACTCATCCTCACCCACCACTGGCCCAACACTTTCTGTTCT GTGGAGGCCTGTCATCATCCTAACATCACCTACTGGACACTGCATGGACTctg GCCTAACAAAGGCGCTCTTTGTAATGCATCATGGCATTTCAACAAATCTGAAATAGag gacTTGCTCCCAGACATGGAGAAGTCTTGGCCTGACTTACTGAAACCTGCATCATCTGGATTTTG GAAGTACGAATGGTCCAAACATGGCACATGTGCTGCCAAAGCACCCGCGCTTAACAGTCAACATAAATACTTCAGCAAGGCACTGGAACTGTACCATAAAGTGGACTTGGATAG TATCCTGAGGAAATTTGACATTATCCCATctgaaaaatattacaaa ttTTCTCAAATCGAAGCAGTCATAGAAAACTTCTATGGCGTCACACCTAAGATACAATGTGTCCATCCATCGAAG AATGGCGATGTGCAGGTTTTGGCTCAGATCGAGATTTGTTTCAGCCCCGACTTCTTCCTCTTGGATTGTGAGAAAGAGATCTCTTCCTCTCCGTACAGTGTCTGTGATGGAGACGTACCAGTTTACTATCCACCTCTTTGA